Within Micromonospora narathiwatensis, the genomic segment CGTTCAACGGCGATCCGCGACACTCGTCGACGAGTGATGCGATTCGCGTGTGGCAGCGCGGAAATTGCCGCTTACCGCGTCGTGACCCGGCGAGCTGTCGTATCCCTGAGTTCAACCTGGACGCCGGCCTGGTGTCGATCGACAATCACGCTGACCGTCGTGCGCGCGCTGCCGTCCCACGGGAACTGAATCCTGATCATGTCGGCCGGCCCGGTCCGACCCGAGGCCGTACCGACATGAGGAGCTGAAGGGACGAGCACGGAGACCGTGGGCCGCCCACGCCCTCGCGAGGTGGCGCACCCGGGCGTCGGACGCGACCCGACCGGACGTCGCCAGCCCCGGCCGACCCGTCGCCCCGGCCAGGGGACCGGTCAGTCGGCCAGCCAGGCCCGGATCTCCGCGCCGTGCTCGTCCAGCCCCGGCGGCGGCAGGTCGTGGCGGGGCGGGGTGGCGGAGAGGCCGATCGGGTTGCGTATCCCGGGCACGCCGTCGACGGTGACCACCGGTTCGAGCCCCAGTTCGCCGGCCAGGGCGACGCCGCCGTCGACCGTGTTGATCGGGCTGCACGGCACGCCCGCCGCGCGCAGGTCGCGGAACCACTCCTCGCTGCACCGCTCGCGCAGCCGCGCGACCAGGAGCGGTCGGAGCAGCTCGCGGTTGGCGGTGCGGTCCTGGTTGCGCCGGAAACGCGGGTCGTCGGGCAGCGCCGGCAGGCCGAGCACCCGGCACAGGGTACGGAACTGGCCGTCGTTGCCGGCGATCACCACGAGTTCGCCGTCGGCGGTGGGCAACGGCTCGTACGGGAAGATGCTCGGGTGGGCGTTGCCCATCCGGAACGGCACCGTCCCGGCGGCGACCTGGGCGCTGCTGTGGTTGACCAGGCCGGACAGGGCCGAGGAGAGCAGGTTGACCTCGACGTGCTGGCCGACGCCGCACCGCTGCCGGTGGTGCAGGGCCGCGAGGATCCCGACGGCCGCGTGCAGCCCGGCCAGCACGTCGAGCACGGCGACCCCGGCCTTGTACGGCGGGCCGTCCGGGTCGCCGGTCAGGCTCATCAGCCCCGAGGCCGCCTGGACCATCAGGTCGTACCCGGGCAGGTCGGCGCCCGCCGCCGTGCCGAAGCCGCTGATCGAGGCGTAGACGATCCCGGCGTTGGCGGCGGCGACGCTGTCGTAGTCGAGGCCGAAGCGGCGCAGCGCGCCGGG encodes:
- a CDS encoding CaiB/BaiF CoA transferase family protein, with amino-acid sequence MGEHGSGPLRGVLVADFSRILAGPYATMLLADLGADVVKVEGPGGDDTRTWMPPVRDGVATYYLGVNRNKRSVALDLTDPGDLALAHRLAERADVMVQNFRPGALRRFGLDYDSVAAANAGIVYASISGFGTAAGADLPGYDLMVQAASGLMSLTGDPDGPPYKAGVAVLDVLAGLHAAVGILAALHHRQRCGVGQHVEVNLLSSALSGLVNHSSAQVAAGTVPFRMGNAHPSIFPYEPLPTADGELVVIAGNDGQFRTLCRVLGLPALPDDPRFRRNQDRTANRELLRPLLVARLRERCSEEWFRDLRAAGVPCSPINTVDGGVALAGELGLEPVVTVDGVPGIRNPIGLSATPPRHDLPPPGLDEHGAEIRAWLAD